One window of the Paenibacillus beijingensis genome contains the following:
- a CDS encoding GH36-type glycosyl hydrolase domain-containing protein: MIQLTEQLQERARRLALTHDVRRQRINRGRQRLMLDRQLAQLVSLAADLGAEGASCPQPAGEWLLDHAEFIEEQGYGIRQELRSGCLRGLPVIRKSGETRIEALCGSYLDETEGGFDLPSFLTYTNAYQEVAVLTNAETWTLPLALRFRLINRLGELFGEVRERHDACRQAEAILEPVLAGASRPDAGAIVAAMEQAGKQLPLSGAVIVHLVGYLREWCDDPAVVRAWLAGRLENGDESLGRLTAYEHKLQASYQMAAGRLIQSLRDAERADWEPALEAISFSERTLSGELAGSYPLMDATSRGTLRLRVAKLAGRLGVPENLVAERAVLLANRFAAPAAAQTPAEGEPPGNGGDRFSVKADASATAAEGAAAIAAANSPAAEPSAVTNAGGAAVLADGSADMLPRQAFAAYYLLEAEGAQQLRQSLKDCTSPRRLLENGLLRRRVHVYFMLLGGLFAVFAALLIAAGGYGGRLPAAGWLLLGALALLPASEWAVTALHALVGKMMPSRPLLRYDFAAGIPGEAETMVVIPVIWSKPEEVHEAADKLELHYLANRDPRLHFALLGDFADASSETTDQDEALLAAAGRRIMELNRRYSNPDDAAVGTTFHYFQRRRVWNESESVWMGWERKRGKLVEFVRLLAGEKNTGFMDFGHDRTVLDRIRYLITLDADTQLPIGSAQRMVGSIHLPFNRPRMNETRTRVTQGYGVLQPRIAISRESADKSRLAALWAGNPGIDPYAFAVSDPYQDGLGEGIFTGKGIFDVPVFRELLSARIPENRVLSHDLLEGGFLRGGLLSDIELIDGHPVTFRSYQQRLHRWVRGDWQLLCWLRSEVKDCGGTLHPVDLSAITRWQMIDNMRRSLMAPALYLLLLLGAFFPAGTRGVLLAAAVLTFFIPVVRSLFPVGNWVRHPRTAAAALMQSALTVITLPYQTVLMADAIARTLYRLGVSKRRLLEWVSSAEIDRREDGRGGAGGSIIGLRYGYALAVLYAAVSFWFAAPGYAAAAAVLSAVWLLAPPAVHYLNARPRTNRIRLTADEMEELTKLAAQIWAYYTDFAGEEDNWLPPDNVQIDPAKGTAHRTSPTNIGLMLACAVTARDFGFITTDTLLMTVERTVGTVERMEKWAGHLYNWYDTRTLAPLAPLYVSTVDSGNFVAYLITVKEGLSEWMRQDFGTNWPPEGKRLLGRLERLIADTDFRPLYDDGARLLTLGFHAGLNRRETILYDLLASEARQASFLAIALGQIPVSHWFRLGRAMTRIGRFPTLLSWSGTMFEYLMPSLIMRTYRNTVWDSTFRGVVKRQRQFASRNGVPYGISESGYYAFDHALNYQYRAFGVPGLGFQRGLERDLVLAPYAAVMALPLQVRDGLANLERLEKLGARGKYGFYEAIDCTPSRMPEGKTQMLIRSFMAHHQGMSLLTLGNLLLPRSMQQRFHADKRVRAAELLLQERIPEKAALIEAPVLRSKQPRSSAFANARPVREFTDPVTYTPEVCVLGSGSFSSVVTASGSGYIRSGKTALTRWREDPVTETGGCAVYIRNVSSGGIWSPSLYPTGVKGDNAKVRFMPDRAEFSRTDGDVDTVMEICVSSEHNAELRRLRLTNNGAAEVLLEVTTFVEITLAPPAADNAHPAFSKLFVQTALDEDSGGLLAYRRPRSPDDETLWAVHALLVDGESVGPMEFDTDRSCFIGRGHSLARPVSAAARLSGSTGPVLDPAFIIRRRLRVPPGAAVSAHMISGVAASRGEAVGIVTKLHSAQQVESAFQLAFTHSQIELRHQHLSAAEAETFHTLAAQILYTPPLRDARKKAIAANSKGQSGLWPMGISGDLPIVTVTVRDRENMGFVRRMINGHSYLRRKGVSFDLVLLNESAGGYQQDLQDELHRAVEQMSSYPPYEVPGGIYPVAANQRSEEELLLVMAVSRVLLQAGGASLTAQLKYKAGFPGRNHKATAQSAFTEHRAATGQSTHMEQAALAGTIPYDEPQAPYAAARPPVSAADLADNLQLFNGWGGFAESGSEYRILLRGGKHLQAPWSNVMANPKFGTLVTELGTGYTWYSNSREFKLTPWSNDPVLDPPGEAFYVYDEEDDRVWTAAPSPGLPGEPCQVSYARGYSRFESEYSGIRQTMTVYVPPEDPVKIVELKLRNDSGRPRFLSAAYYCSWVLGVSKDGSAPYTVTEWDGAAASLYARSGYQETFRDTTAFLLLCGDGVSIEELSWTSDRREFIGRDGSLGRPGAFGKGKLSGFSGTQYDACGAIQTQVMLDAGEERTVYAVLGAASSREEAHKLAEAFGDPKRCSRAYAETTKHWEELLGQLTVQTPDREFNLLVNGWLLYQALSCRMWARTAFYQAGGAYGFRDQLQDSLAMLHTRPDLTRSQLLLHASHQYEEGDVQHWWHEETERGIRTLYSDDLLWLPYAASRYAVHTGDWDVFAEKRPFLQSEPLRKGEHERYEATVASGGEGTLYEHCVRAIDRSLAYGEQGIPLMGIGDWNDGMNSVGDDGKGQSVWLGWFLCDVLERFAAVCERRGDKVRSVHYRKSRDKIAAAINEHAWDGQWYRRARTDEGRWLGASQNSECRIDAIAQSWSVISGGAPPERASSAMHSFDRELVDRNLALAKLLTPAFDRTDPSPGYIQGYPPGIRENGAQYTHGVIWSIVAWSVLGDGDKAGELFHLLNPVNHTKSPGDVRQYAGEPYVMAADVYSTDLHKGRSGWTWYTGASGWMYQAGVEWILGVRKIHERLYVRPCAPRSWKQFAVRYRYGESTYEITVLNPEGLTGEDSDQRYQIVTDGSHRHPVSDAQTVSGAQSVSGAQTVSDAHPGSSGRDAQAAQTEDGIMLSRDGGKHRVTVTLVKRPSETTNEQQDAAQEIY, encoded by the coding sequence ATGATTCAGCTTACAGAACAGCTTCAGGAGCGTGCGCGCAGGCTTGCGCTTACACACGACGTGAGAAGGCAGAGGATCAACCGGGGCAGACAGCGTCTGATGCTTGACCGCCAGCTTGCTCAGCTTGTGTCGCTTGCCGCGGATTTGGGAGCGGAAGGAGCGAGCTGCCCGCAGCCGGCCGGAGAGTGGCTGCTCGATCATGCCGAATTTATCGAAGAACAGGGTTATGGAATACGCCAAGAGCTTCGCAGCGGCTGTCTGCGCGGGCTGCCTGTCATTCGCAAGAGCGGCGAGACCCGCATTGAAGCGCTGTGCGGGAGCTATCTGGATGAAACGGAAGGCGGCTTCGATTTGCCGTCGTTCCTAACCTATACGAATGCTTATCAGGAAGTGGCGGTGTTGACAAACGCCGAGACGTGGACGCTGCCGCTGGCGCTGCGCTTTAGGCTGATCAACCGGCTCGGCGAGCTGTTCGGGGAAGTGCGTGAGCGTCACGACGCATGCCGTCAGGCTGAAGCGATATTGGAGCCGGTGCTTGCGGGGGCATCGCGTCCGGATGCGGGTGCCATCGTCGCCGCGATGGAACAAGCGGGGAAACAGCTGCCGTTGTCTGGCGCCGTTATCGTACACCTGGTCGGCTACTTGCGGGAATGGTGCGACGACCCGGCCGTTGTCCGCGCTTGGCTCGCCGGCCGGCTTGAGAACGGCGATGAAAGTCTGGGCAGACTGACGGCCTATGAGCATAAGCTGCAGGCTTCTTACCAGATGGCTGCCGGCCGCCTGATTCAAAGCTTGCGCGATGCGGAGCGGGCGGACTGGGAACCCGCGCTGGAAGCGATCAGCTTCTCGGAGCGGACACTGTCAGGGGAGCTGGCAGGCAGCTATCCGCTGATGGATGCAACGAGCCGCGGCACGCTGCGGCTTAGGGTCGCAAAGCTTGCCGGAAGGCTGGGCGTACCCGAGAATCTGGTCGCGGAGCGGGCGGTGCTGCTGGCAAACCGCTTTGCGGCGCCGGCTGCTGCGCAGACGCCGGCGGAAGGGGAGCCGCCGGGAAACGGCGGGGACCGCTTCTCCGTCAAGGCGGACGCTTCTGCCACGGCGGCAGAGGGAGCGGCGGCTATTGCTGCCGCCAACTCCCCCGCGGCAGAACCTTCAGCGGTAACAAATGCCGGCGGCGCCGCCGTTTTGGCGGACGGCTCGGCGGACATGCTGCCGCGCCAAGCTTTTGCCGCCTACTATTTGCTTGAAGCGGAAGGTGCGCAGCAGCTGAGGCAGTCGCTCAAGGATTGCACGAGCCCGCGCCGTCTTCTGGAGAACGGCCTTCTGCGCCGGCGCGTTCACGTTTATTTTATGCTGCTCGGAGGCTTATTTGCCGTCTTTGCAGCGCTCCTGATTGCGGCCGGCGGGTATGGCGGCAGGCTGCCGGCAGCGGGCTGGCTGCTCCTCGGAGCGCTTGCCCTGCTGCCGGCGTCGGAATGGGCGGTAACCGCCCTGCACGCGCTCGTTGGCAAGATGATGCCGTCCCGCCCGCTGCTGCGTTACGACTTCGCCGCCGGTATTCCCGGGGAAGCGGAGACGATGGTCGTCATTCCCGTCATCTGGTCAAAGCCGGAGGAGGTGCATGAAGCGGCGGACAAGCTTGAGCTTCATTATTTGGCCAACCGCGATCCCCGGCTCCATTTTGCGCTGCTCGGGGATTTTGCCGACGCTTCCTCCGAAACGACCGATCAGGATGAAGCGCTTCTCGCTGCGGCGGGAAGGCGCATTATGGAGCTGAACCGCCGCTATTCGAATCCGGACGACGCAGCTGTCGGAACCACCTTTCATTATTTTCAGCGCAGGCGGGTATGGAATGAATCGGAATCGGTCTGGATGGGATGGGAACGGAAACGGGGCAAGCTGGTTGAATTTGTTCGGCTGCTCGCGGGAGAAAAGAACACCGGGTTTATGGACTTTGGACACGACCGGACCGTTTTGGACCGGATCCGGTATTTGATCACGCTCGATGCGGACACGCAGCTGCCGATCGGCAGCGCCCAGCGGATGGTCGGTTCCATTCATTTGCCGTTTAACCGGCCCCGCATGAACGAAACGCGGACGCGGGTAACCCAAGGCTACGGGGTGCTGCAGCCGCGGATCGCGATCAGCCGGGAATCGGCGGACAAATCGCGGCTCGCCGCGTTGTGGGCCGGGAATCCGGGTATCGACCCATACGCTTTTGCGGTATCCGACCCGTATCAGGATGGGCTTGGCGAAGGGATTTTTACAGGGAAGGGCATCTTTGACGTGCCGGTATTCAGAGAGCTTCTTTCGGCGCGCATACCCGAAAACCGTGTGCTGAGCCACGATTTGCTGGAGGGCGGTTTTTTGCGGGGCGGACTGCTCTCGGATATCGAGCTTATTGACGGGCATCCCGTCACCTTCCGCTCCTACCAGCAGCGTCTGCACCGCTGGGTGCGGGGGGATTGGCAGCTGCTGTGCTGGCTGCGCTCCGAAGTGAAAGACTGCGGCGGCACGCTGCACCCGGTCGATTTGTCCGCGATAACCCGCTGGCAAATGATCGACAATATGCGCAGAAGCCTGATGGCTCCGGCGCTGTACCTGCTCCTGCTGCTCGGCGCTTTTTTCCCTGCGGGGACAAGAGGCGTACTGCTTGCCGCGGCTGTTCTGACTTTTTTCATCCCGGTCGTACGTTCGCTTTTTCCGGTCGGCAATTGGGTCCGCCATCCGCGTACCGCGGCAGCCGCTTTGATGCAGTCGGCGCTTACTGTCATTACGCTGCCGTACCAAACGGTGCTTATGGCCGATGCTATTGCCCGGACGCTGTACCGGCTCGGCGTTTCAAAGCGCCGTCTGCTGGAATGGGTCAGCTCGGCGGAGATTGACCGCCGCGAAGACGGGCGCGGGGGCGCGGGAGGCAGCATCATCGGTCTACGCTATGGGTACGCTTTGGCCGTATTGTACGCCGCTGTATCCTTTTGGTTCGCTGCACCGGGCTATGCGGCCGCGGCGGCTGTTTTGAGCGCCGTTTGGTTATTGGCGCCGCCGGCCGTCCATTATTTGAACGCTCGTCCGCGCACTAACCGGATTCGGTTGACCGCAGACGAAATGGAGGAACTAACCAAGCTGGCGGCGCAAATATGGGCGTATTACACCGATTTTGCCGGGGAGGAGGACAACTGGCTCCCTCCGGATAATGTGCAGATCGACCCGGCGAAAGGAACCGCACACCGGACCTCGCCGACCAACATCGGCCTGATGCTTGCTTGTGCGGTAACCGCCCGCGATTTTGGCTTTATTACCACAGATACGCTGCTCATGACTGTGGAGCGGACGGTCGGAACGGTCGAAAGGATGGAAAAATGGGCGGGCCATCTGTACAACTGGTACGATACCCGGACGCTTGCCCCGCTTGCTCCGCTTTATGTATCCACCGTTGACTCCGGCAATTTTGTAGCCTACCTGATCACGGTCAAGGAAGGGCTTTCGGAGTGGATGCGGCAGGATTTCGGCACGAATTGGCCGCCGGAGGGAAAGCGGCTTCTGGGGCGGCTTGAGCGCCTCATTGCCGACACGGATTTCCGGCCGCTTTATGACGACGGGGCACGGTTGCTGACGCTGGGGTTTCATGCCGGACTGAACCGGCGTGAGACGATTTTGTACGATCTGCTCGCTTCCGAAGCGAGGCAGGCGAGCTTTCTTGCAATCGCGCTCGGCCAGATTCCCGTTTCGCACTGGTTCCGCCTCGGCCGCGCGATGACGCGAATCGGCCGGTTTCCGACTTTGCTTTCCTGGTCGGGCACGATGTTCGAATATTTAATGCCTTCGCTCATCATGCGGACGTACCGCAATACGGTTTGGGACAGCACGTTTCGGGGCGTCGTGAAAAGACAGCGGCAGTTTGCAAGCCGCAACGGCGTGCCGTACGGCATTTCCGAATCCGGCTACTACGCGTTCGACCATGCGTTGAATTACCAATACCGCGCCTTCGGCGTGCCCGGCCTCGGCTTCCAGCGCGGATTGGAGCGCGATCTGGTGCTTGCTCCTTATGCGGCCGTCATGGCGCTGCCGCTGCAGGTTCGCGATGGGCTCGCAAATCTGGAGCGGCTTGAAAAACTCGGCGCGAGAGGAAAATACGGCTTCTATGAAGCGATTGACTGCACGCCGAGCCGGATGCCGGAAGGCAAAACCCAAATGCTGATCCGCAGCTTTATGGCTCATCATCAAGGCATGAGCCTGCTCACGCTCGGCAATCTGCTGCTGCCCCGCAGCATGCAGCAGCGGTTTCACGCCGATAAACGCGTGCGCGCGGCGGAGCTGCTGCTTCAGGAGCGGATACCGGAGAAGGCGGCGCTGATCGAGGCGCCGGTGCTAAGGTCGAAACAGCCCCGCTCCTCCGCATTCGCAAACGCCAGACCGGTCCGTGAATTTACGGACCCGGTTACGTATACGCCGGAAGTGTGCGTGCTCGGAAGCGGCTCCTTCTCGTCCGTGGTCACAGCGTCCGGAAGCGGCTATATCCGATCCGGCAAGACGGCGCTTACCCGCTGGCGGGAAGATCCCGTTACGGAGACCGGCGGATGTGCCGTCTATATTCGCAATGTTAGCAGCGGCGGAATATGGTCGCCTTCCCTGTATCCGACCGGCGTCAAGGGGGACAATGCCAAAGTTCGGTTTATGCCGGACCGTGCGGAATTTTCGCGGACCGACGGCGATGTGGACACGGTGATGGAGATATGCGTGTCTTCCGAACATAATGCCGAGCTGCGCAGACTTCGGCTGACAAATAATGGAGCGGCCGAAGTTTTGCTGGAAGTGACGACTTTTGTGGAAATTACGCTTGCGCCGCCGGCGGCAGACAATGCGCATCCCGCGTTCAGCAAGCTGTTCGTGCAGACGGCTTTGGACGAAGACAGCGGGGGTCTGCTTGCTTACCGGCGTCCGCGTTCGCCGGATGACGAAACGCTTTGGGCCGTTCATGCGCTCCTGGTCGACGGGGAAAGCGTCGGGCCAATGGAATTCGATACCGACCGCTCATGCTTTATCGGACGTGGTCATTCGCTGGCAAGGCCGGTCAGCGCCGCCGCCCGGCTGTCGGGGTCAACCGGGCCGGTGCTTGACCCGGCGTTCATAATCCGCCGGCGTCTGCGGGTGCCGCCGGGAGCTGCGGTCAGCGCCCATATGATAAGCGGCGTCGCTGCCTCCCGCGGGGAAGCGGTCGGCATCGTGACGAAGCTGCACAGCGCGCAGCAGGTGGAAAGCGCGTTTCAGCTCGCTTTTACGCACAGCCAGATCGAACTGCGCCATCAGCATTTGTCGGCGGCGGAGGCGGAAACGTTTCATACGCTGGCAGCGCAAATCTTGTATACTCCGCCGCTGCGGGATGCCAGGAAAAAGGCGATTGCCGCCAATAGCAAAGGCCAGTCCGGATTATGGCCGATGGGCATTTCGGGCGATTTGCCGATCGTAACCGTCACGGTCCGGGATAGGGAAAATATGGGCTTTGTCAGGCGCATGATCAACGGGCACAGCTATTTGCGGCGCAAAGGCGTATCGTTCGATCTTGTGCTGCTGAACGAATCGGCGGGCGGCTACCAGCAGGATTTGCAGGACGAGCTTCATCGGGCCGTGGAGCAGATGTCTAGCTACCCGCCGTATGAAGTGCCTGGCGGCATTTATCCGGTAGCGGCGAATCAACGGTCCGAGGAGGAGCTGCTGCTGGTGATGGCGGTTTCCCGTGTCCTGCTTCAAGCGGGTGGAGCGAGTCTTACGGCACAGCTTAAATATAAGGCAGGCTTCCCGGGCCGCAATCACAAGGCAACCGCGCAGTCCGCGTTTACGGAACATCGAGCGGCAACCGGGCAATCCACTCACATGGAGCAGGCTGCGTTAGCCGGAACCATTCCCTACGATGAGCCGCAAGCACCTTATGCGGCCGCCCGCCCCCCGGTTTCCGCTGCGGATCTCGCGGATAACCTGCAGCTATTTAACGGATGGGGCGGATTCGCGGAGAGCGGCAGTGAATACCGCATTCTGCTGCGCGGCGGCAAACATTTGCAGGCGCCTTGGAGCAATGTGATGGCCAACCCGAAGTTCGGCACCCTAGTGACCGAGCTTGGAACGGGATATACATGGTACAGCAACAGCCGGGAGTTCAAGCTGACGCCATGGAGCAACGATCCGGTTCTCGATCCGCCGGGGGAAGCGTTTTATGTATATGATGAGGAAGACGACAGGGTTTGGACAGCTGCCCCGTCTCCAGGTCTGCCAGGCGAGCCTTGCCAGGTGTCTTATGCCCGGGGCTACAGCCGGTTTGAATCGGAATATTCGGGAATCCGGCAGACGATGACGGTCTATGTGCCGCCAGAAGATCCGGTCAAAATCGTAGAGCTTAAGCTGCGCAACGATTCCGGCCGCCCCCGTTTTCTGTCGGCTGCTTACTACTGCAGTTGGGTGCTCGGCGTCAGCAAGGACGGGAGCGCGCCTTACACTGTTACGGAATGGGACGGCGCAGCGGCCAGCCTTTATGCCCGAAGCGGCTACCAGGAAACGTTCCGGGATACGACCGCTTTTTTGCTTCTGTGCGGTGACGGGGTTTCGATTGAGGAGCTGTCGTGGACGTCGGACCGCCGCGAATTTATCGGGAGAGACGGATCATTGGGACGGCCCGGCGCTTTTGGAAAAGGAAAGCTGTCCGGCTTCTCCGGCACTCAGTATGACGCGTGCGGCGCCATTCAAACGCAGGTGATGCTTGATGCCGGCGAAGAGCGGACCGTCTACGCGGTGCTGGGAGCCGCGTCTTCCCGGGAGGAAGCGCACAAGCTGGCGGAGGCATTCGGCGATCCGAAGCGATGCAGCAGGGCTTATGCCGAGACAACCAAGCATTGGGAAGAGCTGCTCGGACAGCTTACCGTACAAACGCCTGACCGGGAATTTAATCTGCTTGTAAACGGCTGGCTCCTTTATCAGGCGCTTTCCTGCCGGATGTGGGCCCGAACGGCTTTTTATCAAGCCGGAGGGGCTTACGGATTCCGCGACCAGCTGCAGGATTCGCTCGCGATGCTGCATACGCGGCCGGATTTGACGCGCTCCCAGCTGCTGCTGCACGCCTCCCATCAATATGAAGAAGGCGACGTTCAGCACTGGTGGCATGAAGAAACGGAGCGGGGCATCCGCACGCTTTACAGCGACGATTTGCTCTGGCTGCCTTATGCGGCGTCACGGTATGCCGTCCATACCGGCGATTGGGACGTTTTTGCGGAAAAACGGCCGTTTCTGCAAAGCGAGCCTCTTCGCAAAGGCGAGCATGAGCGCTACGAAGCGACCGTTGCCTCCGGCGGCGAAGGCACGTTGTATGAGCATTGCGTTCGCGCCATCGACCGCAGCCTCGCCTATGGGGAGCAAGGGATTCCGCTGATGGGAATCGGCGATTGGAACGACGGGATGAACTCCGTTGGCGACGACGGAAAAGGTCAAAGCGTTTGGCTCGGGTGGTTTCTATGCGACGTGCTGGAACGTTTTGCCGCTGTTTGCGAGCGCCGGGGCGACAAGGTCCGGTCGGTTCATTACCGCAAATCCCGGGACAAAATCGCAGCCGCCATCAACGAGCATGCGTGGGACGGCCAATGGTACCGCCGCGCGCGGACCGACGAAGGACGCTGGCTCGGCGCAAGCCAGAACAGTGAATGCCGGATCGACGCCATCGCCCAGTCATGGTCCGTCATTTCCGGCGGAGCGCCGCCGGAGCGGGCCAGCAGCGCCATGCATTCGTTCGACCGGGAGCTTGTGGACCGCAATCTGGCATTGGCGAAGCTGCTTACGCCGGCTTTCGACCGCACCGACCCGAGCCCGGGTTACATCCAAGGGTATCCTCCGGGCATCCGCGAAAACGGCGCCCAATACACGCACGGCGTCATCTGGAGCATTGTCGCCTGGAGCGTGCTTGGCGACGGGGACAAGGCGGGCGAGCTGTTCCATCTGCTGAACCCGGTCAACCATACCAAATCGCCGGGAGACGTTCGGCAGTATGCCGGCGAGCCGTATGTGATGGCTGCTGACGTTTATTCAACCGATCTTCATAAAGGACGTTCCGGGTGGACGTGGTATACGGGCGCCTCGGGGTGGATGTACCAGGCGGGTGTCGAATGGATTCTCGGCGTGCGGAAAATACACGAGCGTCTATACGTCCGTCCTTGCGCACCGCGCAGCTGGAAACAGTTCGCTGTCCGCTATCGCTATGGCGAATCGACGTACGAAATTACGGTGCTGAATCCCGAAGGGCTTACCGGCGAAGATTCGGATCAGCGCTATCAAATCGTGACGGACGGCAGCCATCGGCATCCCGTCAGCGATGCGCAAACCGTCAGCGGTGCGCAAAGTGTCAGCGGTGCGCAAACCGTCAGCGATGCACATCCCGGAAGCTCCGGGCGCGACGCTCAAGCCGCGCAGACGGAAGATGGAATAATGCTCAGTCGGGACGGCGGAAAGCACCGCGTTACCGTCACGCTTGTCAAACGTCCGTCTGAAACGACAAATGAGCAGCAGGATGCCGCGCAAGAGATTTATTAA
- a CDS encoding aminotransferase class I/II-fold pyridoxal phosphate-dependent enzyme translates to MNPLAQQLNETLERENANVYAMLSGLGKAIYFPKEGILSQSAEAKSKANKFNATIGIATEDGGPMHLKVIQDTLSAYDPKDLYVYAPPAGKPELRSVWRAKMMKENPSLEDKSFGSPIVTNALTHGLSIVADLFADAGDAVIIPDKNWENYELTFGIRRGAAIVEYPLYNEHNRFNAEGLRQALLAQKNKGKAIVVLNFPNNPTGYTPGPQEGNEIVAAIRDAAEAGINVVAVTDDAYFGLFFEESLHESLFGKLADLHPRVLAVKVDGATKEEYVWGFRVGFITYASPSEAVMNALEQKTLGIIRATISSGPHPSQTFVLKALQSPEFEAQKDEKFEIMKKRANRVKDLLDSGRYEGAWTYYPFNSGYFMCLKLTNTDAESVRKRLLDAYGIGTIALGETDLRVAFSCTEEANLEELFDSIYKAVQDLQQ, encoded by the coding sequence ATGAACCCACTTGCCCAGCAGTTAAACGAAACGTTGGAGCGGGAAAATGCCAACGTTTACGCCATGTTATCCGGTCTTGGCAAAGCCATTTATTTTCCGAAAGAGGGCATCTTGAGCCAGTCGGCCGAAGCGAAAAGCAAAGCGAATAAATTTAACGCGACGATCGGCATTGCAACCGAGGACGGCGGCCCGATGCACTTGAAGGTCATTCAGGACACCTTGTCGGCATACGATCCGAAGGATCTGTACGTTTATGCGCCGCCGGCCGGGAAACCGGAGCTGCGCAGCGTCTGGCGCGCCAAGATGATGAAGGAAAACCCTTCTTTGGAAGATAAAAGCTTCGGCAGCCCGATTGTGACCAATGCGCTGACGCACGGCCTCAGCATCGTGGCCGACCTGTTCGCGGACGCTGGCGACGCCGTCATCATTCCGGATAAAAACTGGGAAAACTATGAGCTGACTTTTGGCATACGCCGCGGTGCGGCGATTGTGGAATATCCGTTATATAATGAGCACAACCGCTTCAATGCGGAAGGTTTGCGGCAGGCGCTGCTTGCGCAGAAGAACAAAGGCAAGGCGATCGTCGTCCTCAACTTCCCGAACAACCCGACCGGCTACACTCCGGGTCCGCAGGAAGGGAACGAAATCGTTGCGGCAATCCGCGATGCCGCCGAAGCCGGCATTAATGTCGTGGCCGTTACGGACGACGCCTACTTCGGTCTTTTCTTTGAGGAATCGCTGCATGAATCGCTGTTCGGCAAGCTGGCCGATCTTCATCCCCGCGTGCTGGCGGTCAAAGTCGACGGCGCGACCAAGGAAGAATATGTGTGGGGCTTCCGTGTCGGCTTCATCACTTACGCCTCCCCGTCCGAAGCGGTGATGAACGCTTTGGAGCAAAAAACGCTCGGCATTATCCGCGCCACCATTTCCAGCGGCCCGCATCCGTCGCAGACGTTCGTGCTGAAGGCGCTCCAGTCGCCGGAATTCGAAGCGCAAAAAGACGAGAAATTCGAAATTATGAAAAAACGCGCCAACCGCGTAAAGGATCTGCTCGACAGCGGCCGCTACGAAGGCGCATGGACCTATTATCCGTTCAACTCCGGTTACTTCATGTGCCTCAAACTGACGAACACCGATGCGGAATCGGTGCGCAAACGGCTGCTGGACGCGTACGGCATCGGCACGATCGCGCTGGGCGAAACCGATCTGCGCGTTGCGTTCTCCTGCACCGAAGAAGCGAATTTGGAGGAGCTGTTCGACAGCATCTACAAAGCCGTGCAGGATTTGCAGCAGTAA
- a CDS encoding winged helix-turn-helix transcriptional regulator, which produces MRDRKSGYGGCPEGEGCPVEFTLDVIGGKWKGVLLYHLIDGTKRFNEFRKICPSITQRMLTLQLRELEEDGVIHREVYQQVPPKVEYSLTEFGRTLEPIILQMKQWGETYKKKARSLIFNGPGQSS; this is translated from the coding sequence ATGCGGGATCGCAAAAGCGGGTATGGCGGTTGTCCGGAAGGCGAAGGGTGCCCCGTTGAATTTACGCTTGATGTGATCGGCGGGAAGTGGAAAGGGGTTCTGCTCTACCATCTCATTGATGGAACGAAACGATTTAACGAATTTCGAAAAATATGCCCTTCCATCACGCAGCGAATGCTGACTCTTCAGCTTAGAGAGCTGGAAGAGGACGGGGTCATTCACCGGGAGGTGTATCAACAGGTGCCTCCAAAGGTCGAATATTCGCTTACGGAATTCGGCCGAACGCTGGAACCTATTATCCTCCAGATGAAGCAGTGGGGGGAAACGTATAAAAAGAAAGCACGGTCGCTCATCTTCAACGGACCCGGGCAGTCCTCATGA
- a CDS encoding NAD(P)H-dependent oxidoreductase → MEQVKDSIQIKDRIIEAFQFRHACKEFDPAKKISDADFDFILETGRLSPSSFGFEPWKFVVIQNAELREQLLPFTWGAKKQLPTSSHFVVVLSRTRADMVADSAFIWGMMKDVQLLPEAVQQGKGQVYGNFLENDFKLLESDRIIFEWGCRQTYIALGNMMTAAAQVGIDSCPIEGFDKEKVEQILKEEGILKGNFELACMVAFGYRVREPQSKTRQSIEQVVEWVR, encoded by the coding sequence ATGGAACAAGTTAAAGATAGCATTCAAATTAAAGACCGCATTATTGAGGCGTTTCAATTTCGGCATGCTTGCAAGGAGTTTGATCCGGCGAAAAAAATAAGCGATGCCGACTTCGACTTTATTCTTGAAACGGGACGTTTGTCGCCAAGCTCATTTGGATTTGAGCCTTGGAAATTCGTTGTCATCCAAAACGCGGAGCTGCGCGAGCAGCTGCTTCCGTTTACTTGGGGCGCAAAGAAACAGCTTCCGACATCGAGCCATTTTGTGGTCGTTCTCTCCCGCACGAGGGCCGATATGGTTGCCGACTCCGCATTTATCTGGGGGATGATGAAGGATGTCCAACTGCTCCCTGAGGCCGTCCAGCAAGGCAAAGGGCAGGTATACGGCAATTTCCTCGAAAATGATTTCAAGCTGCTCGAAAGCGACCGGATTATTTTCGAATGGGGCTGCCGGCAAACGTATATCGCTTTAGGCAATATGATGACAGCAGCCGCGCAAGTCGGAATCGATTCCTGCCCGATCGAAGGATTCGATAAAGAAAAGGTAGAGCAGATTTTGAAAGAAGAAGGCATCCTGAAAGGAAACTTCGAGCTTGCCTGCATGGTTGCTTTCGGATACCGTGTACGTGAGCCGCAATCGAAAACGAGACAATCGATCGAGCAAGTCGTGGAGTGGGTTCGTTAA